One window of the Psilocybe cubensis strain MGC-MH-2018 chromosome 12, whole genome shotgun sequence genome contains the following:
- a CDS encoding Peroxisomal membrane associated protein 20, translating to MPPITPSSLSDLKRPQAWGAELSLPISLPIIIMSSIIASAGEAAHSFVASLLAHAQINPGDTIPKTEIKEDAPDQTVPLVLTGKNVLIGVPGAFTTPCNGHIPPFIESYEEFKAKGVNAIYIFGVNDTFVTKAWKEKLAPNGTREKRLIILFDSYLIVKPTAIHFIADDKASFVSSVGLAFDASGLLGGIRSKRFAIVTEGDKVVSVAVEEAPPNVTVTSAQSVLASL from the exons ATG CCACCGATTACGCCTTCTTCTCTGAGTGATTTAAAGAGGCCCCAAGCCTGGGGTGCAGAGCTCAGCCTTCCCATATCCCTACCCATTATCATCATGTCCTCTATTATTGCATCTGCTGGAGAAGCTGCGCACAGTTTTGTCGCCTCTCTACTTGCGCATGCTCAAATCAACCCTGGAGACACCATTCCAAAAACCGAGATCAAAGAGGATGCCCCTGACCAGACAGTGCCTTTAGTTCTCACCGGAAAGAATGTTCTC ATTGGAGTGCCTGGAGCCTTCACAACCCCATGCAATGGACACATTCCCCCATTCATCGAAAGCTACGAAGAGTTCAAGGCAAAAGGTGTAAATGCCATATACAtctttggcgtcaacgacacCTTTGTGACCAA AGCGTGGAAGGAGAAACTAGCACCCAACGGAACTCGTGAGAAGCGTCTCATTATTCTATTTGACTCGTACCTAATCGTTAAACCAACAGCTATTCATTTTATTGCCGATGATAAAGCTTCGTTCGTCAGCTCTGTCGgtcttgcctttgatgcGTCTGGTTTGTTGGGGGGAATACGCTCAAAA cGCTTTGCCATTGTTACTGAAGGAGACAAAGTTGTTTCCGTTGCTGTCGAGGAGGCGCCACCCAACGTCACCGTCACGAGCGCCCAGTCTGTTTTGGCGTCCCTTTAA